In bacterium, the following proteins share a genomic window:
- a CDS encoding SMP-30/gluconolactonase/LRE family protein: MWEPSQRYPDPAVRVLHPSFAKYRLGQAAVERLATGFRWGEGPVWFGDGRFLLWSDIPNNCIMKWEEETGAISVFRRPSNNANGNTRDHQGRLVTCEHDTRRVTRTEYDGAITVLLDRFDGKPLNSPNDVVVKSDGSIWFTDPPFGILGHYEGHQAAQELPANVYRIDGKTGRANVMADDINGPNGLAFSPDESRLYVVESRASPRKIRVFDVVADGTKLANGRVLIDAGAGTPDGFRCDVDGNLWCGWGMGEPELDGVRIFSSAGEPIGHIALPERCANLCFGGRWRNRLFMAASKSLYALYVNTQGAPGG, from the coding sequence ATGTGGGAGCCGAGCCAACGATATCCAGATCCTGCCGTCCGGGTGCTGCATCCGAGCTTTGCAAAGTATCGGCTCGGTCAGGCGGCAGTCGAACGCCTGGCGACGGGATTCCGTTGGGGCGAGGGGCCGGTGTGGTTCGGCGATGGGCGATTCCTGCTGTGGAGCGACATCCCGAACAACTGCATCATGAAGTGGGAGGAAGAGACGGGCGCGATCAGCGTCTTTCGCAGGCCGTCCAACAACGCCAACGGCAACACCCGCGACCATCAAGGCCGTTTGGTCACCTGCGAACACGACACGCGGCGCGTGACGCGGACGGAATACGACGGCGCCATCACCGTGCTGCTCGATCGGTTCGACGGGAAACCGCTCAACTCCCCGAACGATGTCGTGGTGAAATCGGACGGCTCGATCTGGTTCACGGACCCGCCGTTCGGCATACTCGGCCATTATGAAGGGCATCAGGCGGCGCAAGAGCTGCCCGCGAACGTCTACCGCATCGATGGCAAGACCGGTCGGGCGAACGTGATGGCCGATGACATCAACGGCCCGAACGGCCTGGCCTTCTCACCGGACGAGTCTCGGCTCTACGTGGTCGAGTCGCGGGCGTCTCCGCGCAAGATTCGGGTCTTCGACGTGGTGGCGGACGGCACCAAGCTGGCCAACGGCCGCGTGCTGATCGACGCCGGTGCCGGCACGCCGGACGGGTTCCGCTGCGACGTCGACGGTAATCTCTGGTGCGGGTGGGGCATGGGCGAGCCCGAGTTGGATGGGGTGCGCATATTCTCTTCGGCCGGCGAGCCCATCGGGCATATCGCGCTGCCCGAGCGCTGCGCCAACCTTTGCTTCGGTGGGCGATGGCGGAATCGGCTGTTCATGGCGGCCAGCAAATCACTCTACGCGCTCTACGTGAATACGCAGGGGGCGCCGGGCGGCTAG
- a CDS encoding Xaa-Pro peptidase family protein, translating to MPAYRAKVPYGPEDRRAWTVLPFPRSEYERRLAEVRDRLPRHRLAALLAFANNSDPGHARYLANFEAGPGETFVVVPLAGAPMLTTNWLMHGEPMHTSIWTTWLDDVRPAERAGFSSAPETTVAGQVAEKLHELGLQRERIGVAGNAIIPHGVLTELQERLPNAALIPADTLLLDVRSRKSPLEIDVMRRAARISGRMHEAAIETIAPGVTEREVAAKAHGVAFAEGADELAFASAVTGGPRAGLKHCAPAARVFERGDMVFLDMGAVRDGYCADVSRCLVVGAPSAEQRRFLETGLAMFEAVLAKAAPGARVQDLIAVARGIAERAGFADDYMPKGFGHGLGCSLFEQPSLRAISEAVLEPGNVFALEPMLVRSGFGTAVVEETVLMTSHGAEALSGCVFRTW from the coding sequence ATGCCGGCTTACCGGGCGAAGGTGCCGTATGGACCAGAGGACCGACGGGCGTGGACCGTTTTGCCGTTTCCCCGCTCGGAGTACGAACGGCGCCTCGCGGAGGTCCGGGATCGTCTTCCACGCCACCGGTTGGCGGCGCTTCTGGCCTTTGCCAACAACAGCGATCCTGGGCACGCTCGGTACCTGGCAAACTTCGAAGCCGGCCCTGGCGAAACGTTCGTCGTGGTGCCGCTCGCGGGCGCGCCGATGCTCACGACCAACTGGTTGATGCACGGCGAACCGATGCACACTTCGATTTGGACGACCTGGCTCGATGATGTCCGTCCCGCAGAGCGTGCCGGTTTCAGCTCGGCACCGGAGACGACCGTGGCCGGTCAGGTTGCCGAGAAGCTTCACGAGCTCGGCCTGCAGCGTGAGCGCATCGGTGTAGCTGGAAACGCGATCATCCCACACGGCGTCCTCACCGAACTTCAGGAGCGCCTGCCGAATGCCGCGCTCATTCCCGCCGATACCCTCCTCCTCGATGTGCGGTCGCGCAAGTCGCCACTCGAGATCGACGTGATGCGCCGCGCCGCGCGGATCTCCGGGCGGATGCACGAAGCGGCAATTGAGACGATTGCCCCCGGCGTCACCGAGCGGGAGGTCGCCGCGAAGGCGCACGGCGTGGCCTTCGCAGAGGGCGCCGATGAGCTCGCGTTCGCGAGCGCGGTGACCGGCGGGCCCCGGGCCGGGCTCAAGCACTGCGCACCCGCGGCTCGCGTGTTTGAAAGGGGCGATATGGTCTTCCTCGACATGGGCGCTGTGCGCGACGGGTACTGCGCGGACGTCTCGCGCTGCCTCGTTGTGGGGGCGCCGTCGGCCGAGCAGCGGCGCTTCCTCGAGACCGGGCTTGCGATGTTCGAAGCGGTCCTCGCAAAGGCCGCGCCCGGCGCACGGGTGCAGGACCTCATCGCCGTCGCCCGGGGCATCGCCGAACGCGCCGGGTTCGCGGACGATTACATGCCGAAGGGGTTCGGCCACGGCCTCGGCTGTTCGCTGTTCGAACAACCCTCGTTGCGGGCAATCAGCGAGGCGGTGCTGGAGCCGGGCAACGTCTTCGCGTTGGAGCCGATGCTGGTCAGGTCGGGCTTTGGCACCGCGGTCGTGGAGGAAACGGTCCTCATGACTTCGCATGGGGCGGAGGCTCTGTCGGGTTGCGTGTTCCGCACCTGGTAA
- a CDS encoding zf-HC2 domain-containing protein, with the protein MSIPSEMACKELVELVTEYLEGTLPPADRQRFENHLKDCSYCVIYLDQMRQTIRTVGRLTEEDLSLDAKQDLLRIFRDWKKEPPAGRPDP; encoded by the coding sequence ATGTCAATTCCTTCGGAGATGGCCTGCAAAGAGCTTGTGGAACTGGTGACCGAGTATCTGGAAGGCACTCTCCCTCCAGCCGATCGGCAGCGGTTTGAGAACCACCTCAAAGACTGCAGCTATTGCGTCATCTACCTGGACCAGATGCGCCAGACCATCCGCACAGTCGGACGGCTGACCGAGGAAGACTTGTCTCTGGACGCTAAGCAGGATCTCCTCCGGATCTTTCGAGATTGGAAAAAAGAGCCGCCTGCCGGGCGTCCAGATCCTTAG
- a CDS encoding RNA polymerase sigma factor: MVSDVAHTDEDTELVIALREGDEDAFVILTARYHVPMLRLASMYVSRAIAEEVVQDAWLGVLKGIGRFEARSSLRTWIFRILMNRTKTQMQREGRSIPFSALGDPAGEPAEPAVDPDRFLDATHPQWPNHWRTPPRSWGESPEDRLLAKETQAYIQQAIDTLPPTQREVITLRDMNGCTPEEVRDLLSVSAVNQRVLLHRARSRVRRALERYFEEGEGGD; the protein is encoded by the coding sequence GTGGTAAGCGACGTTGCGCATACCGACGAAGACACCGAACTGGTCATCGCGCTGCGTGAAGGCGACGAAGACGCATTCGTGATCCTGACAGCACGCTATCATGTCCCCATGTTGAGGCTCGCCTCGATGTACGTGTCAAGGGCGATAGCTGAGGAGGTTGTGCAGGACGCGTGGCTGGGCGTCCTCAAAGGAATCGGTAGGTTCGAGGCGCGCAGCTCGCTGCGGACCTGGATTTTTCGGATCCTGATGAACCGGACGAAGACGCAGATGCAACGCGAGGGGCGCAGCATCCCCTTTTCGGCCCTGGGGGACCCCGCCGGAGAACCGGCCGAGCCGGCCGTCGATCCGGACCGCTTCCTCGATGCCACCCATCCTCAATGGCCCAATCACTGGCGCACGCCTCCTCGGAGTTGGGGGGAGTCTCCGGAAGATCGCTTGCTCGCGAAGGAAACCCAAGCCTACATTCAGCAGGCGATCGACACGCTGCCGCCAACCCAGCGTGAGGTGATCACGTTGCGGGACATGAACGGGTGCACACCCGAAGAGGTCCGCGACCTCCTCTCGGTCTCCGCTGTCAATCAGCGCGTCTTGCTGCACAGGGCCCGTTCCAGAGTGCGTCGGGCGCTCGAGCGATACTTCGAGGAAGGAGAGGGAGGCGATTAG
- a CDS encoding DUF417 family protein gives MNTMDVKGAAVAINRRDEGERSAAEVAWGERLTGIGTGILRYGLVFLLVVIGSMKFFAFEARGIQPLVAHSPFLSWMYHVLSVQGVSNFFGLVEITTGILIALRRVSPRASAVGSLAGVVIFLTTLSFLFTTPGALTPGSDVGGFLMKDLVLLGAAIYTTGEALLASNS, from the coding sequence ATGAACACTATGGACGTCAAAGGAGCAGCCGTCGCGATAAACCGCAGAGATGAGGGCGAACGTTCCGCAGCGGAGGTGGCATGGGGCGAACGCCTGACCGGCATCGGCACCGGGATCCTCCGGTATGGGCTGGTGTTCCTCCTCGTCGTGATCGGCTCGATGAAGTTTTTCGCGTTCGAGGCGAGAGGGATCCAGCCGTTAGTGGCCCACAGTCCGTTTCTCAGCTGGATGTATCATGTCTTGAGCGTTCAAGGGGTGTCCAATTTCTTCGGGCTCGTAGAGATTACAACGGGGATCCTCATCGCGCTCCGGCGAGTCTCGCCGAGGGCATCGGCGGTGGGAAGCCTTGCAGGGGTCGTCATTTTCCTCACCACCCTGTCGTTTCTGTTCACAACGCCGGGAGCTTTGACCCCCGGATCCGATGTCGGGGGCTTTCTGATGAAAGATCTGGTTCTGCTCGGTGCGGCTATCTACACGACCGGCGAGGCGCTCCTCGCGTCGAACTCTTAA
- a CDS encoding pyridoxamine 5'-phosphate oxidase family protein has protein sequence MAERLGDEGIQRFLATKDVVVLATVQANGSPLAMPVWFLHGVDSLTMISEANTQKVRNLRRDPRVCVVAEAGGPAGLRSVTIQGRAEFLPESDERRALARAFLKKYHPELGRRWGGDVMPPDRVMFRIVPDRIRSWGRSA, from the coding sequence ATGGCTGAGCGGCTGGGAGACGAGGGCATCCAGCGGTTCCTCGCGACGAAAGACGTCGTCGTGCTCGCGACGGTACAGGCCAATGGCTCGCCCCTTGCGATGCCCGTCTGGTTTCTGCACGGCGTCGACTCGCTCACCATGATCAGCGAGGCCAACACGCAGAAGGTCCGAAACCTCCGGCGTGATCCTCGGGTCTGCGTCGTCGCCGAGGCCGGGGGCCCCGCGGGCCTACGTAGTGTGACCATCCAGGGTCGTGCCGAGTTCCTCCCCGAGTCGGATGAGCGGCGCGCGCTCGCACGCGCGTTCCTGAAAAAGTACCACCCAGAGCTTGGGCGACGGTGGGGAGGCGATGTGATGCCGCCGGATCGAGTCATGTTTCGGATTGTCCCGGACCGGATACGAAGCTGGGGTCGGTCGGCCTAA
- a CDS encoding SDR family oxidoreductase: protein MEGGIQKVAIVTGAGRGIGAAAAHELAARGYRLAVLSPSGAPAVAHAHNALSLAGSVSNPRDLQNLVEASLERYGRLDAVVNSTGHPPKGKLLEISDADWLAGMDLLLLNVVRMARLVTPVFLRQGRGSIVNISTFSAFEPSRTFPVSSTLRAALGSFTKLYADEYASHGIRMNSVLPGFIESYPVDGDTVQRIPMGRAGKLDEIAKTIAFLLSDEAGYITGQNLRVDGGLTRSV from the coding sequence ATGGAGGGAGGCATACAGAAAGTCGCCATCGTGACCGGCGCCGGCCGGGGCATCGGCGCCGCGGCTGCCCACGAACTCGCCGCCCGCGGATACCGGCTTGCCGTCCTGTCCCCCTCTGGAGCGCCGGCGGTGGCGCACGCGCACAACGCTCTCAGCCTGGCCGGCTCGGTGTCCAACCCTCGCGACCTGCAAAACCTCGTCGAAGCCAGCCTCGAACGCTATGGCCGGCTCGATGCGGTGGTCAACTCCACCGGCCACCCGCCCAAGGGCAAGCTGCTGGAGATTTCCGACGCCGACTGGCTCGCCGGAATGGATCTGTTGCTGTTGAACGTCGTGCGGATGGCGCGGCTCGTGACCCCGGTGTTCCTGCGCCAAGGTCGTGGCAGCATCGTCAACATTTCGACGTTTTCGGCGTTCGAACCAAGCCGAACCTTCCCCGTGTCCTCCACGTTGCGGGCGGCGCTGGGGAGCTTCACCAAACTGTACGCAGATGAGTATGCGTCCCACGGGATTCGTATGAACAGCGTGTTGCCCGGGTTTATCGAAAGCTATCCGGTGGATGGCGACACGGTACAGCGAATCCCCATGGGACGCGCCGGGAAGCTGGACGAAATCGCCAAGACCATCGCTTTCCTGCTGTCGGATGAAGCCGGCTATATCACCGGGCAGAACCTCCGCGTCGACGGAGGCCTCACACGTTCGGTATAG
- a CDS encoding dual specificity protein phosphatase: MEIFEILENQLYQSGAPEEAADWRPILERSIDVVVDLYGTLDPGVPTIPNSILYIFWPIEDIARLPDMKIMDALTDLAVRSIRDGHRVLVHCHKGKSRSGLFNALVAMKILHIDGKAAVDLIRQRRPGALGNQVFAGYLEQLPAPPPDAPPQS, from the coding sequence ATGGAGATCTTCGAAATCCTCGAAAACCAGCTGTACCAGAGCGGCGCGCCCGAGGAGGCGGCGGACTGGCGGCCCATCCTCGAGCGGAGCATCGACGTGGTCGTGGATCTCTACGGGACGTTGGATCCCGGTGTGCCGACAATCCCCAACTCGATCCTCTACATCTTCTGGCCCATCGAGGATATCGCCAGATTGCCGGACATGAAGATCATGGATGCGCTGACGGACTTGGCCGTGCGCTCGATCCGGGACGGACACCGAGTGCTGGTGCACTGCCATAAGGGGAAGAGCCGTTCGGGCCTCTTTAACGCGCTCGTGGCGATGAAGATTCTACACATCGACGGAAAAGCTGCGGTCGATCTCATTCGTCAGCGCCGGCCGGGGGCCCTCGGGAATCAGGTATTCGCCGGGTACCTCGAACAGCTTCCCGCCCCCCCACCCGACGCCCCACCACAGTCATGA